The Juglans microcarpa x Juglans regia isolate MS1-56 chromosome 8S, Jm3101_v1.0, whole genome shotgun sequence genome has a window encoding:
- the LOC121244555 gene encoding GEM-like protein 7 isoform X1, whose amino-acid sequence MYTYADQFVESPLVNSYDDTKPRRTHASFHGHNILNHSSSPSFQPSEGALEIGHKEKHGKKNKSFACRIREHVKLGPKLSETVKGKLQLGAKIIQGGGRENIFRQVFEIREGEQMLKASQCYLSTTDGPIAGLLFISTEKVAFCSEKSITVPSRQFTTTPIFKQVVIPVSKIQMASRSGNEENTAQKYIEIVTEDNFEYRFMGFLRYEKAFHNLQMAIRRATRS is encoded by the exons ATGTATACATACGCAGATCAGTTTGTTGAGAGTCCGTTGGTGAATTCATATGATGACACAAAGCCGCGGAGGACGCACGCTTCTTTTCATGGACACAACATCTTGAATCATAGTTCATCTCCCTCTTTCCAACCCT CTGAAGGGGCTTTAGAGATAGGGCATAAGGAAAAACatgggaagaaaaataaaagctttGCATGCAGGATTCGAGAGCATG TGAAATTGGGGCCCAAGTTGTCAGAAACTGTGAAGGGAAAGCTACAGTTGGGGGCAAAGATAATTCaaggaggagggagggagaataTATTCAGACAGGTTTTCGAAATTAGAGAAGGAGAGCAGATGTTGAAAGCTTCGCAGTGCTACTTATCCACAACAGATGGTCCTATTGCAGGATTACTCTTTATATCTACTGAGAAGGTTGCCTTCTGTAGTGAAAAATCCATAACAGTTCCTTCCCGCCAGTTCACAACAACACCAATATTCAAG CAGGTGGTGATACCTGTAAGCAAGATTCAAATGGCCAGCCGAAGTGGGAATGAGGAGAACACAGCCCAGAAGTACATAGAAATAGTTACAGAAGATAATTTCGAATATAGATTTATGGGGTTCTTACGCTATGAGAAAgcttttcataatcttcaaatgGCCATTCGTAGGGCCACCCGTTCTTAG
- the LOC121244555 gene encoding GEM-like protein 7 isoform X2: MYTYADQFVESPLVNSYDDTKPRRTHASFHGHNILNHSSSPSFQPSEGALEIGHKEKHGKKNKSFACRIREHVKLGPKLSETVKGKLQLGAKIIQGGGRENIFRQVFEIREGEQMLKASQCYLSTTDGPIAGLLFISTEKVAFCSEKSITVPSRQFTTTPIFKVVIPVSKIQMASRSGNEENTAQKYIEIVTEDNFEYRFMGFLRYEKAFHNLQMAIRRATRS, encoded by the exons ATGTATACATACGCAGATCAGTTTGTTGAGAGTCCGTTGGTGAATTCATATGATGACACAAAGCCGCGGAGGACGCACGCTTCTTTTCATGGACACAACATCTTGAATCATAGTTCATCTCCCTCTTTCCAACCCT CTGAAGGGGCTTTAGAGATAGGGCATAAGGAAAAACatgggaagaaaaataaaagctttGCATGCAGGATTCGAGAGCATG TGAAATTGGGGCCCAAGTTGTCAGAAACTGTGAAGGGAAAGCTACAGTTGGGGGCAAAGATAATTCaaggaggagggagggagaataTATTCAGACAGGTTTTCGAAATTAGAGAAGGAGAGCAGATGTTGAAAGCTTCGCAGTGCTACTTATCCACAACAGATGGTCCTATTGCAGGATTACTCTTTATATCTACTGAGAAGGTTGCCTTCTGTAGTGAAAAATCCATAACAGTTCCTTCCCGCCAGTTCACAACAACACCAATATTCAAG GTGGTGATACCTGTAAGCAAGATTCAAATGGCCAGCCGAAGTGGGAATGAGGAGAACACAGCCCAGAAGTACATAGAAATAGTTACAGAAGATAATTTCGAATATAGATTTATGGGGTTCTTACGCTATGAGAAAgcttttcataatcttcaaatgGCCATTCGTAGGGCCACCCGTTCTTAG
- the LOC121244556 gene encoding DNA-directed RNA polymerases II, IV and V subunit 12, with protein MDPQPEPVSYICGDCGMENTLKPGDVIQCRECGYRILYKKRTRRIVQYEAR; from the exons ATGGATCCTCAACCTGAACCGGTTAGCTACATCTGCGGAG ACTGTGGGATGGAGAACACTCTGAAGCCAGGTGATGTGATACAGTGCCGAGAGTGTGGTTACCGCATCTTGTACAAGAAGCGCACCCGCCGTA TTGTTCAATATGAGGCTCGCTGA